The following coding sequences lie in one Heliomicrobium undosum genomic window:
- a CDS encoding chemotaxis protein CheW — protein sequence MEKKDFSDELQLVAFALAGEEYAVDIHYVQEINRLLNITRVPKAPVYVEGVINLRGNVVPVIDLRKRFSLPPRETTDRTRIIIVKVKEITVGIIVDGVSEVTRIPSTAVEPPPGLCGSVDLDFIHGVGKLGERLLILVNLEKIIDLAAAEEG from the coding sequence GTGGAAAAGAAGGATTTTTCCGATGAGCTTCAACTGGTCGCATTCGCCCTGGCTGGTGAAGAATATGCCGTCGACATCCATTACGTGCAAGAGATCAACCGATTACTGAACATCACCCGGGTGCCCAAAGCCCCCGTTTACGTGGAAGGCGTCATCAACCTGCGCGGGAATGTCGTTCCTGTGATTGACCTGCGGAAACGGTTCTCACTGCCGCCGCGGGAAACGACCGATCGGACCCGGATCATCATCGTCAAAGTCAAAGAAATCACCGTGGGCATCATCGTCGACGGTGTATCGGAAGTGACACGCATTCCTTCCACTGCTGTCGAACCGCCGCCCGGTCTATGTGGAAGCGTCGATCTTGATTTCATCCACGGTGTCGGCAAACTGGGTGAGCGACTGCTGATCCTCGTCAATCTTGAAAAGATCATCGATCTCGCCGCTGCGGAAGAGGGGTAA
- a CDS encoding chemotaxis protein CheD: protein MLIKVGMADLKASKAPDNLMTSGLGSCIGICLYDAVAKVGGLAHIMLPASTQARSSENKAKFADTAIPVLLEEMIKLGAVKSRLVAKIAGGAQMFSFPGASDVMRIGERNAEAVVQRLKQENIPLLARETGGNFGRTIELDTMTGKLHIRTIDRGEKAV from the coding sequence ATGCTGATCAAGGTGGGCATGGCCGACCTGAAGGCATCGAAGGCGCCAGACAACTTAATGACTTCAGGTCTTGGATCCTGCATTGGAATATGTTTGTATGATGCCGTTGCCAAAGTCGGAGGACTGGCCCATATCATGCTGCCTGCATCCACCCAGGCTCGTAGTTCCGAAAACAAGGCCAAATTTGCCGATACGGCGATCCCCGTCCTTTTGGAAGAGATGATCAAACTGGGCGCCGTGAAAAGCCGCTTGGTCGCGAAAATTGCCGGAGGCGCGCAAATGTTTTCCTTCCCTGGCGCCTCTGATGTGATGCGTATCGGCGAACGCAACGCCGAGGCTGTCGTTCAGCGACTGAAACAGGAAAACATCCCGCTCTTGGCCCGGGAGACGGGGGGCAATTTCGGACGAACCATTGAATTGGATACGATGACAGGCAAGTTGCACATTCGCACCATCGACCGTGGCGAAAAGGCGGTTTAG
- the whiG gene encoding RNA polymerase sigma factor WhiG yields the protein METIIIPAKDTARTGPLWASYKDHKDPAAREELILIYAPLVKFVAGRLAISLPPNVERDDLISYGVFGLMDAIEKFDLARGLKFETYAIARIRGSILDGLRAMDWVPVSVRQKTRELEKTYAALSQRLGREATDEEVAQALGLNLNEFAKLLQDVQATTIMSLDEYWLTDSDKGDPVRLIDSLADEQVEEPTSALEFEETRLLLAQAIDKLPEKERTVIALYYYEGLTLKEIGAVIGVSESRISQLHTKAVLRLRGQLARQKKKIF from the coding sequence GTGGAGACGATAATTATACCGGCGAAAGACACTGCGAGAACAGGTCCCCTTTGGGCGTCTTACAAAGACCATAAGGATCCGGCGGCTCGCGAGGAACTGATCCTGATTTATGCCCCTCTGGTGAAGTTTGTCGCTGGCCGGTTAGCGATCAGCCTCCCACCCAATGTGGAGCGGGACGACCTGATCAGTTACGGTGTGTTTGGTCTCATGGATGCGATAGAGAAATTTGATTTGGCTCGGGGCTTGAAGTTTGAAACCTACGCGATCGCACGCATCCGCGGCTCCATACTGGACGGTCTGCGGGCGATGGATTGGGTGCCCGTATCGGTGCGACAAAAAACGCGGGAGTTGGAAAAAACCTACGCCGCATTGTCCCAACGGCTGGGTCGGGAGGCCACCGATGAGGAGGTTGCCCAGGCGCTGGGACTGAACCTGAATGAGTTTGCCAAACTGTTGCAGGATGTCCAAGCGACGACCATTATGTCCCTGGACGAATACTGGCTCACCGATTCGGACAAGGGAGATCCGGTCCGCCTGATCGATTCGCTGGCTGACGAGCAGGTGGAAGAACCGACATCCGCCTTGGAATTTGAAGAGACTCGTCTACTGCTCGCACAGGCTATCGACAAGCTTCCAGAGAAAGAACGCACGGTGATCGCCCTCTATTATTATGAGGGTCTAACATTGAAAGAGATCGGCGCTGTCATCGGCGTATCGGAGTCACGGATCTCCCAGTTGCATACGAAAGCCGTTTTACGATTGAGAGGCCAATTGGCGAGGCAAAAGAAGAAAATATTCTGA
- a CDS encoding DUF342 domain-containing protein has product MSGSSMDTVPDNSSVSENRHGCFQIEYRSEGVVLSVFPPVGKGRAVTVEEVLQEVKEREIRNADGKVIRTAVFRMEQNVVIAEPQQEIIRDGQVKVDIDRDGMRAYLIVYPPRGGKAVTLEAAKKALEQAGVIYGIDEEKVSHALTHIQTGQRVTVAVGKPPEDGKNAKIDYKVNTDTRIRPVELEDGRVDFYNLNLIRNVQPGEILAIRTPPTEGIAGSTVMGKEIRPRAGKDMRIPAGKNTQLSEDGCILMAGTAGHVYFNGEKIQVDPVFELKGDVDFSSGNLNFLGSIVIRGSVTYGFQVNCEGDLEVGGSIDGGAVTVGGSLTVRQGIQGQQKSIITVKGNVLTRFIENATVKAGGDIVVGEGIMHSSVDAGRGVTVGGKKGLIVGGRCRAGEEIHAKNVGSLHSTVTEIEVGIRPEKRAAYNELAKKLNDACVNLDKTEKAVNVLKEWEKRQGQLPMEKRMLLWKLTQAYSQLYKDVEALSSEKAAFDAEFEQVAKGRIRVAARLYPGVNIRIGQYTTRIRDPIDFTTVYIDNGEFRFTPYA; this is encoded by the coding sequence GTGAGCGGTTCTAGCATGGATACTGTTCCGGACAATTCGTCTGTTTCCGAAAACCGTCATGGCTGCTTCCAAATCGAGTACCGTTCGGAGGGCGTTGTTCTCTCTGTCTTTCCGCCTGTCGGCAAGGGAAGAGCGGTAACTGTGGAGGAGGTCTTGCAGGAGGTAAAGGAACGGGAGATCCGCAACGCCGATGGGAAAGTCATCCGTACTGCGGTCTTTCGCATGGAACAAAACGTTGTCATCGCCGAACCTCAGCAAGAGATCATCCGTGACGGTCAGGTCAAGGTCGATATCGATCGCGATGGCATGCGGGCCTACTTGATCGTCTACCCCCCCCGTGGGGGGAAGGCCGTCACCCTTGAAGCAGCGAAAAAGGCTTTGGAGCAGGCTGGCGTCATCTATGGCATTGACGAAGAAAAAGTCAGCCACGCCCTTACGCATATCCAAACGGGTCAACGCGTCACCGTAGCCGTTGGGAAGCCTCCGGAGGACGGGAAAAACGCCAAGATTGATTATAAAGTGAATACAGATACCCGGATTCGGCCTGTCGAATTGGAAGATGGACGGGTCGATTTTTACAATTTAAATTTAATCCGCAACGTTCAACCCGGCGAAATCCTCGCCATCCGCACCCCACCGACAGAAGGCATTGCGGGGTCGACGGTGATGGGCAAGGAAATCCGGCCGCGAGCAGGCAAGGACATGCGCATCCCGGCTGGGAAGAACACACAGCTCAGCGAAGATGGATGCATCTTAATGGCAGGCACGGCGGGCCATGTCTATTTTAACGGAGAGAAGATCCAGGTTGATCCTGTTTTTGAACTCAAAGGCGATGTGGACTTTTCCTCAGGCAACCTGAACTTTCTTGGTTCTATTGTCATTCGCGGGTCTGTCACTTACGGTTTTCAGGTCAACTGTGAAGGCGACCTGGAAGTGGGAGGATCCATCGACGGCGGTGCTGTCACCGTTGGCGGGAGCCTCACCGTCCGTCAGGGGATTCAGGGCCAACAAAAATCGATCATCACCGTCAAAGGCAATGTGCTCACACGGTTCATTGAAAACGCCACCGTCAAAGCGGGAGGGGACATCGTCGTCGGTGAAGGAATCATGCACTCCTCCGTCGACGCAGGAAGAGGCGTCACTGTCGGCGGCAAGAAGGGACTTATCGTCGGCGGCCGGTGCCGCGCCGGAGAAGAGATCCACGCGAAAAACGTCGGTTCGCTTCACTCCACTGTGACGGAAATTGAGGTAGGCATTCGCCCCGAAAAACGGGCCGCCTATAATGAATTGGCCAAAAAACTAAACGACGCCTGCGTCAACTTGGATAAAACGGAAAAAGCCGTCAACGTATTGAAAGAGTGGGAAAAACGACAGGGACAACTTCCCATGGAGAAGCGCATGCTGCTCTGGAAGCTGACACAGGCTTATTCGCAACTGTACAAAGACGTAGAAGCCTTGTCATCAGAAAAAGCGGCCTTTGACGCTGAGTTTGAACAGGTCGCCAAAGGCCGCATCCGCGTAGCGGCCCGACTTTACCCGGGCGTCAACATCCGCATCGGTCAGTACACCACGCGCATCCGTGATCCCATCGATTTTACGACGGTCTATATTGATAATGGGGAATTCCGCTTCACACCCTACGCCTAG
- a CDS encoding endolytic transglycosylase MltG: MGLLLFGFGLVLQSFTGTDKPAQTTLSVIDPQGAESASQKESTPQVQKQRDAQDASIDAPPSPSKGSLSAKHEPVSLTITVTSGDTSETVAQKLKAIGVIADAERFNRYLVENGYATRIQDGTLSMSVGLAEEEIAKRLVGMR, encoded by the coding sequence TTGGGTTTGCTCCTTTTCGGCTTTGGTCTCGTCTTGCAATCGTTTACAGGGACGGACAAGCCGGCGCAGACGACCCTTTCGGTCATAGATCCGCAGGGGGCTGAATCGGCTTCCCAGAAAGAGAGTACGCCGCAGGTCCAAAAGCAAAGGGATGCACAGGATGCCTCCATTGACGCGCCGCCTTCCCCTTCTAAAGGATCGCTAAGCGCCAAGCATGAACCGGTTAGCCTGACCATCACGGTCACCTCTGGCGACACCTCGGAGACGGTGGCCCAAAAACTGAAGGCCATCGGCGTCATCGCTGATGCGGAACGGTTCAATCGCTATCTGGTGGAAAACGGCTACGCCACACGGATCCAGGACGGAACCCTCTCCATGTCGGTTGGGTTGGCGGAAGAGGAAATCGCCAAACGCCTGGTCGGAATGCGATAA
- the rpsB gene encoding 30S ribosomal protein S2 encodes MAVISMKQLLEAGVHFGHQTRRWNPKMAPYIFTERNGIYIIDLQKTVRKVDEAYNFIREVATQGKKILFVGTKKQAQDSVKEEAERCGMYYVNQRWLGGMLTNFQTIQKRISRLRELEKMEADGTFEVLPKKEVSKLLHEKEKLERFLGGIKDMKDLPGAIFVIDPRKERIAVAEARRLGIPLVGIVDTNCDPDEIDYVIPGNDDAIRAVKLLTAKMADAVMEGNQGQSDAQ; translated from the coding sequence GTGGCGGTTATTTCGATGAAGCAGTTGCTGGAAGCCGGTGTTCACTTCGGACACCAGACCCGGCGCTGGAACCCTAAAATGGCGCCCTACATCTTCACGGAGCGGAACGGTATCTATATCATCGACCTGCAGAAGACGGTTCGCAAAGTTGATGAAGCGTACAATTTCATCCGTGAAGTGGCGACCCAAGGGAAGAAAATCCTGTTTGTCGGCACCAAAAAGCAGGCGCAGGATTCCGTCAAGGAAGAGGCCGAGCGTTGCGGCATGTACTACGTGAACCAGCGCTGGCTGGGCGGTATGCTCACCAACTTCCAGACGATTCAAAAGCGCATCTCCCGTCTGCGCGAACTCGAAAAGATGGAAGCTGACGGCACCTTTGAAGTCCTGCCGAAGAAAGAAGTCTCCAAGCTTCTCCATGAGAAAGAGAAGCTCGAACGCTTCCTCGGCGGCATCAAGGACATGAAGGACCTGCCGGGCGCCATTTTCGTGATCGACCCGCGGAAAGAGCGCATTGCCGTTGCCGAAGCGCGTCGCCTGGGGATCCCCCTGGTCGGCATCGTCGACACAAACTGTGACCCCGACGAGATCGACTATGTGATTCCTGGCAACGACGATGCCATCCGCGCTGTCAAGCTCTTGACAGCCAAGATGGCCGACGCTGTGATGGAAGGCAACCAAGGACAATCGGACGCCCAGTAG
- the tsf gene encoding translation elongation factor Ts, translated as MVTAAMVKELRERTGAGMMECKKALGHTDGDMEKAVAYLRERGLAAAAKKASRVAAEGLVESYIHGGGRIGVLVEVNCETDFVAKTDDYKALCKDIAMQIAAAKPEYVRREEVPTEQIEKEKEILRNQALNEGKPEKIVDKMVEGRVEKYYKEICLLEQPFIKNPDVTVQQMITEAVAKIGENINVRRFVRFELGEGLAKRQDDFASEVMAEINK; from the coding sequence ATGGTTACTGCAGCCATGGTAAAAGAACTGCGTGAACGGACTGGCGCAGGGATGATGGAGTGCAAAAAAGCGCTGGGCCACACCGATGGGGATATGGAAAAGGCTGTTGCCTACCTGCGCGAACGGGGCCTGGCCGCCGCCGCCAAGAAAGCCAGCCGCGTCGCTGCCGAAGGTCTCGTCGAGTCCTACATCCACGGTGGCGGTCGCATCGGCGTTCTCGTCGAAGTGAACTGCGAAACCGACTTTGTGGCCAAGACCGACGACTACAAAGCCCTCTGCAAGGACATCGCCATGCAGATCGCTGCTGCCAAGCCTGAGTATGTCCGTCGCGAAGAGGTGCCGACTGAGCAGATCGAAAAAGAGAAAGAGATCCTGCGCAACCAAGCCCTCAACGAAGGCAAGCCCGAAAAGATTGTCGACAAGATGGTCGAGGGCCGTGTCGAGAAGTATTACAAAGAGATCTGCCTGCTCGAACAGCCCTTCATCAAAAACCCCGACGTGACCGTTCAGCAGATGATCACCGAAGCCGTGGCCAAGATTGGCGAGAACATCAACGTCCGCCGCTTCGTCCGCTTCGAACTGGGCGAAGGCCTGGCCAAGCGCCAAGATGACTTCGCTTCGGAAGTCATGGCCGAAATCAACAAGTAA
- the pyrH gene encoding UMP kinase — translation MEPKYKRVVLKLSGEALAGTKGYGIDPDVVNSIADQVRDVKQKCDVELAIVVGGGNIWRGVAGSAKGMDRATADYMGMLATIMNSLALQDALEKRDVHTRVQTAIEMRQVAEPYIRRRAMRHLEKGRVVIFAAGTGNPYFSTDTTAALRAAEIEADVILMAKRGVDGVYDSDPRKNPDAKKIDELTYIDVLNQGLGVMDSTATSLCMDNQIALIVFGLETPGNIERAIMGEEIGTVVGRK, via the coding sequence TTGGAGCCGAAATATAAACGGGTCGTCCTAAAACTGAGCGGGGAAGCGCTGGCCGGTACGAAGGGCTATGGCATCGACCCCGATGTGGTCAATTCCATCGCTGATCAGGTCCGCGATGTAAAACAGAAGTGCGACGTCGAACTGGCCATCGTCGTCGGCGGGGGAAACATCTGGCGCGGCGTTGCCGGTTCCGCCAAGGGCATGGATCGCGCCACAGCCGACTACATGGGGATGCTGGCGACGATCATGAACTCCCTGGCCCTACAGGACGCGCTGGAAAAGCGTGATGTCCATACGCGGGTGCAGACGGCCATTGAGATGCGCCAGGTTGCCGAACCCTACATCCGCCGGCGGGCGATGCGTCACCTGGAAAAGGGACGAGTCGTCATCTTTGCCGCCGGAACGGGGAACCCCTACTTCTCCACCGATACGACAGCGGCCCTGCGGGCGGCGGAGATCGAGGCCGATGTGATCCTCATGGCCAAGCGCGGCGTTGATGGCGTCTATGATTCGGATCCGCGGAAAAATCCGGATGCGAAAAAGATCGACGAACTCACCTACATTGATGTGCTCAACCAGGGACTTGGCGTGATGGATTCGACGGCTACGTCATTATGCATGGATAATCAGATCGCCCTGATCGTCTTCGGCTTGGAAACGCCGGGAAACATCGAACGCGCCATCATGGGAGAGGAAATCGGCACGGTGGTTGGGAGGAAGTAG
- the frr gene encoding ribosome recycling factor — MINEIKKETEDKMKKTVEALRKEYQHIRAGRANPALLEKVTVEYYGAPTPVNQLANIAAPEARLLTIQPWDKSVLPALEKAILKSDLGLTPTSDGSVIRLVIPQLTQERRNELVKTVKKRAEEHRVILRNLRRDANEDVKDLQKEHIISEDEGKRGQEEIQKLTDKYIKEVDQVAERKEAEIMEV, encoded by the coding sequence ATGATCAACGAGATCAAAAAAGAGACGGAAGATAAGATGAAAAAGACGGTGGAGGCCCTGCGCAAGGAATACCAGCATATCCGCGCCGGCCGGGCCAACCCCGCCTTGCTGGAGAAGGTGACTGTCGAGTACTACGGCGCGCCGACGCCGGTGAACCAGTTGGCCAACATCGCGGCGCCGGAGGCGCGATTGCTGACGATCCAGCCCTGGGACAAATCTGTCCTGCCAGCCCTCGAAAAGGCGATTCTCAAATCGGATCTTGGTTTGACGCCGACCAGCGACGGTTCGGTGATCCGCTTGGTCATCCCCCAACTGACGCAGGAGCGGCGCAACGAGCTGGTGAAGACGGTGAAAAAACGAGCCGAGGAACACCGGGTCATCCTGCGCAACCTGCGGAGAGACGCCAACGAGGATGTGAAAGACCTGCAAAAGGAGCACATCATCTCCGAGGACGAGGGGAAGCGCGGCCAGGAGGAGATCCAAAAGCTGACCGACAAGTACATCAAAGAAGTGGACCAGGTGGCCGAGCGCAAAGAAGCGGAGATCATGGAAGTGTGA
- a CDS encoding isoprenyl transferase: protein MPPSFWPFGRSKDAEPEQSLIQKIDPHRIPQHVAIIMDGNGRWAKRRGLPRVAGHRAGVQSLRRVLETCEEFGIRYLTVYAFSTENWKRPADEVNALFDLLVEYLQRELDTLHDKGVQIRAIGKVSELPENPRKELERAVRHTANNDKLILNVALNYGGRIEIVEAVKAIARQARDGQIDPERIDEAFLNRHLYTADVPDPDLLIRPSGELRLSNFLLWQSAYTEIWVTPTLWPDFGRKEMIQALVDYQGRDRRFGGVKV from the coding sequence TTGCCACCATCGTTTTGGCCCTTTGGCCGATCAAAGGATGCCGAGCCGGAGCAGTCGCTGATCCAAAAAATTGACCCTCATCGTATACCCCAGCATGTGGCCATCATCATGGACGGCAATGGCCGGTGGGCGAAACGCAGGGGATTGCCGCGCGTCGCCGGGCACCGGGCGGGTGTGCAGTCTCTGCGCCGCGTCCTGGAGACCTGTGAGGAATTCGGTATCCGCTATCTTACCGTCTACGCCTTTTCGACGGAGAACTGGAAGCGCCCTGCCGACGAGGTGAACGCGCTCTTCGATTTGCTTGTCGAGTACCTGCAGCGGGAACTGGACACCCTCCATGACAAGGGGGTGCAGATTCGCGCCATCGGCAAAGTTTCCGAATTGCCTGAAAATCCCCGGAAAGAATTGGAGCGGGCTGTCCGCCATACGGCAAACAATGACAAACTGATCCTCAACGTGGCCCTGAACTACGGCGGACGGATCGAGATCGTCGAAGCGGTCAAGGCCATCGCCCGTCAGGCCCGTGATGGACAGATCGATCCCGAGCGCATCGATGAGGCGTTCCTGAACCGGCACCTCTACACGGCCGATGTGCCTGATCCCGATCTGTTGATCCGGCCATCGGGTGAACTGCGGCTCTCCAATTTCCTGCTCTGGCAGTCGGCCTATACGGAGATCTGGGTCACACCCACCCTCTGGCCTGATTTTGGGCGGAAAGAGATGATCCAGGCGCTCGTCGATTACCAGGGACGGGACCGGCGCTTTGGTGGAGTCAAAGTCTAG
- a CDS encoding phosphatidate cytidylyltransferase — MLWKRVVSALVGVPLLVAVVWAGGWAMTAAVMVLAVGGFYEYLQMVRRMEAEPPAWLGYALSVALVLAAHFGGAPIPAIVAAAGIAFLLQLVLAFPKARPADGALAFTGAFVIAWLLGHLILLRSLPSGVEAVLIAFFLTWATDTGAYFAGRSLGKRPLAARVSPKKTLEGSLGGLLAAALVGVILGPRWFPATSWVIWLPFSLVVSALGQLGDLAESALKRIAGVKDSGNLIPGHGGVLDRFDSILWTAPATYYFLRFIEEYLR, encoded by the coding sequence ATGCTCTGGAAACGCGTCGTCAGCGCCCTCGTCGGCGTACCGCTCCTGGTCGCTGTCGTTTGGGCCGGCGGGTGGGCCATGACAGCCGCTGTGATGGTGCTTGCCGTCGGCGGCTTTTATGAATACCTGCAGATGGTCCGGCGGATGGAGGCGGAGCCGCCTGCCTGGTTGGGGTATGCCCTCTCTGTAGCGCTTGTCTTGGCTGCCCATTTCGGCGGTGCGCCGATCCCGGCGATCGTAGCCGCTGCCGGGATTGCCTTTCTGCTCCAACTTGTTCTGGCTTTTCCGAAGGCGAGGCCGGCCGATGGGGCCTTGGCATTCACCGGCGCCTTTGTCATCGCCTGGCTCCTGGGCCACCTGATCCTGTTGCGCAGTCTGCCCAGCGGCGTCGAGGCGGTGTTGATCGCCTTTTTTCTGACCTGGGCCACCGACACGGGCGCCTACTTCGCCGGCCGTTCCCTTGGGAAGCGCCCCTTGGCGGCCCGTGTCAGCCCAAAGAAGACCCTGGAAGGTTCCCTGGGCGGACTGCTTGCAGCGGCGCTCGTCGGTGTCATCCTCGGTCCACGATGGTTTCCCGCTACCTCATGGGTGATTTGGCTGCCCTTTTCCCTGGTCGTCTCCGCTCTGGGTCAACTGGGCGACCTGGCCGAATCGGCCCTGAAACGGATCGCCGGGGTGAAGGATTCGGGGAATCTGATCCCTGGACACGGCGGCGTCCTCGACCGCTTCGACAGCATCCTCTGGACGGCGCCGGCAACCTATTACTTTTTGCGATTCATTGAGGAGTATCTGCGATGA